In Treponema primitia ZAS-2, a genomic segment contains:
- a CDS encoding YraN family protein: MAPKNNPGREGETRAAAALEEKGMEIIARNFRSRTGEIDIIARDGDIIVFIEVKTWSSFGFEELRIGLNEKKQRRIIETAKYFLSEHREYNEMSIRFDVVFINHHDITHLASAFMERV; encoded by the coding sequence GTGGCGCCTAAAAACAACCCCGGTCGGGAGGGCGAAACCAGGGCTGCGGCGGCCCTTGAAGAGAAGGGAATGGAGATTATTGCCCGAAATTTCCGTTCCCGGACCGGGGAAATCGATATAATCGCCCGGGATGGGGACATAATTGTGTTTATAGAGGTCAAAACCTGGTCTTCCTTTGGGTTTGAGGAGCTTCGGATCGGTTTAAACGAAAAAAAGCAACGGCGCATCATAGAAACAGCTAAGTATTTCCTCTCAGAACATCGAGAATATAATGAAATGAGTATCAGATTCGACGTGGTATTTATAAACCACCATGATATTACCCATCTTGCATCAGCGTTTATGGAGCGTGTATGA
- a CDS encoding HD-GYP domain-containing protein, with protein sequence MKKIPVKELREGLVFTKPAFIEGDSLFMTSGVVLKQSSIDRLNNWGITEVETDGELVVPPLVPEAAGSPASASPLPEAPGLGSSPLPASAASGAPAPGVQLPDFPVSSGVFEQEISATTRAERAALRNDSKSFLSLAEVKEPSGTYRNYTALISWLDRIFLTITAKVATDNRLIDSMTNRILDLIRKDRSVFINFILGGEVQGHEMAKNSVNTAILSAHIAQEMRMPNHRIMQYITGALLHDVGMLRLPKELVNKAGKLTKEELQYIKSHTLYAYKIVHEELNYPEDLGQLVMQHHERWDGGGYPQGLKGDEINQGARIISVADAFEAMVSQKPYRNSMIGYQAMKSLLADNSLRFDPDVIKAFIKIMGVYPIGSIILLNNGSMARVMEIRGDAPLRPKIAILIDETGQIREQVKGETIDLLSEKSLFIVRAINPKELSQGGA encoded by the coding sequence ATGAAGAAAATCCCGGTAAAGGAATTACGGGAGGGCCTGGTCTTTACCAAGCCAGCTTTTATAGAGGGAGATAGCCTTTTCATGACCTCAGGGGTAGTACTCAAGCAATCCTCCATTGACCGGCTGAATAACTGGGGCATTACAGAGGTGGAAACCGATGGGGAACTGGTGGTGCCGCCTCTGGTACCGGAGGCGGCAGGATCGCCGGCATCGGCTTCTCCGCTCCCTGAAGCTCCTGGGTTGGGTTCGTCCCCATTACCAGCGTCCGCTGCATCAGGCGCCCCGGCGCCGGGCGTCCAGCTGCCGGATTTTCCGGTTTCGTCCGGGGTATTTGAACAGGAAATTTCCGCCACAACCAGGGCGGAACGGGCGGCCCTCCGGAATGACTCCAAAAGCTTCCTGTCCCTGGCGGAGGTTAAGGAGCCTAGCGGAACCTACCGCAACTATACCGCCCTTATCTCCTGGCTGGACCGGATATTTCTGACCATCACCGCCAAGGTTGCCACGGATAACCGTCTCATAGACAGCATGACAAACCGCATCCTTGATTTAATCAGGAAAGACCGGAGTGTTTTTATCAACTTCATCCTGGGCGGAGAAGTTCAGGGCCATGAAATGGCAAAAAATTCCGTGAATACCGCCATTCTGAGCGCCCATATTGCCCAGGAGATGCGGATGCCCAACCACCGGATCATGCAATACATCACCGGCGCCCTGCTCCATGACGTGGGGATGCTTCGGCTGCCCAAGGAATTGGTCAACAAGGCCGGCAAGCTTACAAAAGAGGAACTCCAATATATTAAGAGCCACACCCTTTACGCCTACAAGATCGTCCATGAGGAGCTTAACTACCCTGAAGATTTGGGGCAACTAGTGATGCAGCACCATGAACGCTGGGACGGGGGAGGCTACCCCCAGGGCCTCAAGGGCGACGAGATTAACCAGGGCGCCCGGATCATCTCGGTGGCTGATGCCTTCGAAGCCATGGTCAGCCAGAAACCTTACCGCAATTCCATGATAGGCTACCAGGCCATGAAAAGCCTCCTGGCGGACAATTCCCTGCGCTTTGACCCGGATGTGATCAAGGCTTTCATCAAGATCATGGGGGTCTACCCCATAGGGTCCATCATACTCCTGAACAACGGTTCCATGGCCCGGGTAATGGAAATCCGGGGTGATGCTCCCCTTCGACCAAAAATTGCCATACTCATAGATGAAACAGGGCAGATACGGGAGCAGGTCAAGGGGGAAACTATCGACCTATTAAGTGAAAAATCTCTTTTTATAGTCCGGGCCATTAACCCTAAGGAGCTTTCCCAGGGTGGCGCCTAA
- a CDS encoding EscU/YscU/HrcU family type III secretion system export apparatus switch protein yields MKKAAAIGYAPEQPAPRILASGKGREAEQIIAIAREAGVTVLEDPSLEAILDAAKTGDYIPEWCWDTMAKILAFVIAKEKE; encoded by the coding sequence GTGAAAAAAGCGGCGGCCATCGGCTATGCCCCGGAACAGCCCGCTCCCCGGATACTCGCCTCAGGCAAGGGACGGGAGGCGGAGCAGATCATCGCCATAGCCCGGGAAGCGGGGGTTACGGTGCTGGAGGACCCTTCACTGGAGGCGATCCTGGACGCGGCAAAAACCGGGGACTATATCCCCGAATGGTGCTGGGATACCATGGCAAAAATTTTGGCTTTCGTAATTGCGAAGGAAAAAGAATGA
- the rplS gene encoding 50S ribosomal protein L19 yields the protein MNEIRAIEASQMKETLDDFKVGDTVKVHFKIVEGKTERIQVYEGLVIAMKNSRIGKTFTVRKNSYGVGVERIFPIHSPRIARVELMRPGRVRRAKLYYIRDKIGKAAKIRELIIRKKPQTAVAAAPAEASAEAPASAQS from the coding sequence ATGAACGAAATACGGGCGATTGAAGCCTCCCAGATGAAGGAAACACTGGACGATTTCAAAGTAGGGGATACCGTGAAGGTCCACTTTAAGATCGTTGAAGGAAAAACCGAACGGATCCAGGTCTACGAAGGCCTGGTCATTGCCATGAAGAATTCCCGGATAGGAAAGACCTTTACGGTCAGGAAAAATTCCTACGGCGTCGGGGTTGAACGGATATTTCCCATTCATTCACCCCGGATCGCCCGGGTAGAACTGATGCGCCCCGGCCGGGTGCGTCGGGCCAAACTCTACTATATCCGTGACAAGATCGGTAAGGCCGCCAAAATCCGGGAACTTATCATCAGGAAGAAGCCCCAGACAGCAGTTGCCGCCGCCCCTGCGGAAGCGTCCGCTGAAGCTCCGGCAAGCGCCCAGAGCTAG
- the trmD gene encoding tRNA (guanosine(37)-N1)-methyltransferase TrmD: MKYTVLTLFPEIIDAFFASSIMAKAVSRGIVEYQPVNIRDFAQDKHHTCDDAPYGGGAGMLMLPEPLGLALESVGAAKKGDSHLFEAADTGRVIYLSPGGVPFTQELARELAQEEELILLCGRYEGIDQRIIDAYVDDEICVGDYVLSSGEVAALAVIDATYRLVDRVITPESLEEESFSGGLLEYPQYTRPEVYDTLRVPELLLSGHHENIRRWRLRKRVEKTLTLRPDLIRRGEALDLFDGETRKLIQELGGLSDEKPVESGGEKDERNTGD, encoded by the coding sequence GTGAAGTATACGGTGCTCACCCTGTTCCCGGAAATTATCGACGCCTTCTTTGCCAGCTCCATCATGGCAAAGGCGGTCAGCCGAGGCATTGTGGAGTACCAACCGGTAAATATCCGGGACTTTGCCCAAGATAAGCACCATACCTGCGATGACGCTCCCTACGGCGGCGGCGCGGGTATGCTGATGCTGCCGGAACCCTTAGGCCTGGCCCTGGAATCCGTGGGCGCTGCCAAAAAAGGTGACAGTCACCTTTTTGAGGCCGCCGACACGGGGCGCGTAATCTATTTGAGCCCGGGTGGTGTGCCCTTTACCCAGGAGCTTGCCCGGGAACTGGCACAGGAGGAGGAGCTGATACTCCTCTGCGGCAGATACGAGGGAATAGACCAGCGTATCATCGACGCCTATGTGGACGATGAGATTTGCGTGGGGGACTATGTGCTTTCCTCCGGGGAAGTGGCGGCCCTGGCGGTAATCGACGCCACCTATAGGCTGGTGGACAGGGTGATTACCCCGGAATCCCTGGAAGAGGAAAGCTTTTCCGGGGGTCTTTTGGAGTATCCCCAGTATACACGGCCGGAAGTTTATGATACACTACGGGTTCCGGAGCTGTTGCTCTCGGGGCACCATGAAAATATACGGCGTTGGCGCCTTAGAAAGCGGGTTGAAAAAACCCTTACCCTGCGGCCGGATTTAATCCGCCGGGGGGAAGCGTTGGACCTGTTTGATGGGGAAACCCGTAAACTTATACAGGAATTGGGCGGCCTTTCAGATGAAAAGCCCGTCGAATCCGGGGGAGAAAAGGATGAACGAAATACGGGCGATTGA
- the rimM gene encoding ribosome maturation factor RimM (Essential for efficient processing of 16S rRNA), with protein sequence MIDKFVAALVGAPFGVKGFVKIKPFSGEREHLEQLETVLLRRENRETPFHIEETTRIGPSLGIKFRGIDTPEAAKTITGAELVVDRAHAAPLLEDEYYVEDLRGVEVLDRDGKVLGEVHDVIEGGGGQLIEVKLTGGEHRLAPFRKEFFGAIDMEKRTALLLEPWVLE encoded by the coding sequence ATGATCGACAAATTTGTGGCAGCCTTGGTGGGCGCACCCTTCGGCGTTAAGGGTTTTGTGAAGATAAAACCCTTTTCAGGGGAAAGGGAACACCTAGAGCAGCTTGAAACTGTACTACTCCGCCGGGAAAACCGCGAAACCCCCTTCCATATAGAAGAAACCACCCGGATCGGCCCTTCCCTGGGGATAAAATTCCGGGGTATTGATACCCCGGAGGCCGCCAAAACCATCACCGGGGCGGAATTGGTGGTTGACCGGGCCCATGCGGCGCCCCTTTTGGAGGACGAGTACTATGTGGAGGACCTGCGGGGCGTCGAGGTGCTTGATCGGGACGGCAAAGTCCTAGGGGAAGTCCACGATGTGATCGAAGGCGGCGGCGGCCAGTTGATAGAAGTGAAGCTTACCGGGGGGGAGCACCGCCTGGCTCCTTTCAGAAAGGAATTTTTCGGGGCCATTGATATGGAAAAGCGTACGGCCCTGCTCCTGGAACCCTGGGTTTTGGAATAG
- a CDS encoding KH domain-containing protein, with protein sequence MEKDLVEYIVKSLVDDPASVELTVIEGEKSTILELRVAPDDIGKVIGKHGRIAKAIRTVLQAATAKGGKHTVLEILD encoded by the coding sequence ATGGAAAAGGATCTGGTTGAGTATATTGTAAAATCCCTGGTTGATGACCCCGCTTCGGTGGAACTTACGGTCATTGAGGGGGAAAAGTCTACAATTCTGGAACTGAGGGTGGCGCCGGACGATATCGGTAAGGTTATCGGTAAACATGGCCGCATCGCCAAGGCGATCAGGACCGTTTTGCAGGCCGCCACCGCCAAGGGCGGGAAACACACGGTCCTGGAAATTTTGGACTGA
- the rpsP gene encoding 30S ribosomal protein S16 — MSARIRLKKFGTKKRPYYRIVVMDKRAARDSKTIEELGYYHPIEAEDKQILFDADKVKAWLQNGATVSDTVRRILNKKNISL, encoded by the coding sequence ATGAGCGCCAGAATCAGGCTCAAGAAATTCGGAACGAAAAAACGGCCCTATTACCGCATTGTGGTTATGGACAAACGGGCAGCCCGGGACAGTAAGACCATCGAGGAATTGGGCTATTATCATCCTATTGAAGCAGAGGACAAGCAAATCCTCTTTGATGCGGATAAGGTAAAGGCTTGGCTCCAAAATGGTGCCACCGTAAGCGATACGGTACGCAGGATCCTGAATAAGAAAAACATCTCCTTATAA
- a CDS encoding ATP-binding protein: protein MKKPAQFAIYFLLAAVLIGAALFFPRPKNSVASPFRVALSDCPIYAKNGFTFQDIIREFSPLDWEAVALPKQGKPSLIIKDILGLKSSRPFLAPWADADQEFTMAIPFEVDTDAMRALRSSPPVTPGIYLAGIGDNWEIYLNGFLVHSEIHLDPKGQITKHRTRRGAGIPVYRDIFHTGTNILAIRIISPPGFDYGGLFYSAPHFIDDYRIVMRQSADQRTLIFCTVYIFVGLYTLMLFFLMRREEKYNFYYGIFSVMTGIYFIARSPIIHNLISDSAITQKIEYSALYILVFFLASFIEQLNFNRILLPAKLYGLFCFVLIVLQSFFSTEFADDALNLWRVVCMFMLIFVLGHDVIFTFCKDIHRQWKKHAYAKWNLLKVIQNGLTKTLFGNIVTVIIFLSLTAVVDTLDAAFIHTGIFLTRYSFFFVTTGMTIALAKHLTDSYNQVHQQKAELEILVGERTRELAEQVKIAESASRAKSEFLATMSHEIRTPLNAIIGLSNIVLEKALPETAHGSIEKIRVSGVTLLGIINDILDISKIETGNFEIIPVEYSTASLISESVRLNMVRIGEKPISFELSVSDDLPETLFGDELRIKQILNNILSNGIKYTKAGKVRLEITHEPFENGILLILKVSDTGIGIKQEDREKLFTEYSQLDTRANRKIEGTGLGLSITKKLLTLMNGTISVESEYGKGSTFTMTLPQKTIGNSVIGKEIAEMFAALRFMEESRNPVQDLKRAWMPYGRVLVVDDVAINLEVAQGLLEPYGLRVECASSGMKAIEMIKDEKHPYDLVLMDHMMPEMDGIETVRIIRNEIGTEYAKNIPIAALTANALTGNEAMFLANGFNGFVSKPIDIMELDEMLNKWVKAKQSAETLAQAEKERPGAAEAEKNESEKPVPGLDIPGGIKRYNSEKIYKRILTAYSKSAPAMLDTIREPNEKNLSDYMITVHGLKGASRGIDAVEIGNMAEELEFAAKAGDFQKLTKKNSSFIEAAEKLISDIRLYLDSQQTE from the coding sequence ATGAAAAAACCTGCTCAATTTGCAATATATTTCCTTCTGGCCGCGGTTCTCATAGGCGCGGCGCTTTTCTTTCCAAGGCCGAAAAATTCCGTTGCAAGCCCCTTCAGGGTAGCGCTGTCCGACTGCCCTATTTATGCAAAAAACGGCTTTACCTTTCAGGATATAATCCGGGAATTTTCTCCCCTTGACTGGGAGGCGGTGGCGCTGCCCAAGCAAGGAAAGCCCTCGCTTATTATTAAGGACATCCTGGGCCTCAAAAGCAGCCGCCCTTTCCTTGCTCCGTGGGCAGATGCCGATCAGGAATTCACCATGGCCATCCCTTTTGAAGTCGATACCGACGCGATGCGCGCCCTGAGAAGTTCGCCGCCGGTAACCCCGGGCATTTATTTGGCGGGCATCGGGGATAACTGGGAAATATACCTCAACGGGTTTTTAGTCCATTCAGAAATCCACCTGGACCCAAAGGGCCAAATAACCAAACACCGGACACGGCGGGGCGCGGGTATTCCGGTGTACCGGGATATTTTTCATACAGGCACGAACATTCTTGCCATCAGGATCATAAGCCCTCCCGGTTTCGATTACGGCGGGCTTTTTTACAGTGCCCCGCATTTTATTGATGATTACCGCATCGTGATGAGACAGAGCGCCGACCAAAGGACATTGATTTTTTGTACCGTGTATATTTTTGTCGGCCTCTATACCCTTATGCTTTTCTTTCTGATGCGGAGAGAGGAAAAGTACAATTTCTATTACGGCATCTTTTCTGTTATGACGGGGATTTATTTTATTGCCCGGAGCCCTATCATCCATAACCTTATCAGCGATTCTGCAATCACCCAAAAAATTGAATATTCGGCCCTCTATATTCTGGTATTCTTTCTGGCGTCTTTTATCGAACAGCTCAACTTTAACCGCATTCTATTGCCTGCAAAGCTGTATGGCCTGTTCTGTTTCGTCCTGATTGTCCTGCAGTCGTTTTTCTCCACTGAATTTGCTGACGACGCATTGAACCTTTGGCGGGTAGTCTGCATGTTCATGTTGATCTTTGTTTTGGGACATGATGTAATATTTACCTTCTGCAAAGACATTCACCGCCAATGGAAAAAACATGCCTATGCCAAATGGAATCTCCTGAAAGTGATACAGAACGGCCTTACCAAGACCCTGTTCGGAAATATCGTTACGGTTATTATCTTTTTGAGCCTGACCGCCGTAGTTGACACACTGGATGCGGCATTCATCCATACCGGTATTTTCCTGACCCGCTACAGTTTCTTTTTTGTGACCACCGGTATGACCATCGCTTTGGCAAAACATCTGACCGATTCGTATAACCAGGTACATCAGCAAAAAGCGGAGCTTGAAATTTTAGTTGGGGAAAGAACCCGGGAACTTGCGGAACAGGTAAAGATTGCCGAATCCGCATCCAGGGCAAAAAGCGAATTCCTTGCGACCATGAGCCACGAAATACGCACGCCCCTTAATGCCATCATAGGCCTTTCAAACATTGTGCTGGAAAAAGCTCTGCCCGAAACTGCCCACGGCAGCATTGAAAAAATCAGAGTTTCGGGAGTTACCCTGTTGGGAATCATAAATGATATTCTGGATATTTCAAAAATTGAAACGGGCAATTTTGAAATAATTCCGGTAGAATACAGTACCGCTTCTCTGATAAGCGAATCGGTGCGCCTCAATATGGTGCGCATAGGCGAAAAACCGATAAGCTTTGAACTTTCGGTGAGCGACGATTTACCGGAAACTCTTTTTGGCGATGAATTGCGGATTAAGCAGATCCTTAACAACATCCTATCCAATGGGATTAAATATACCAAAGCAGGAAAGGTGCGGCTTGAAATAACCCACGAGCCTTTTGAAAACGGAATACTTTTGATACTGAAGGTTTCCGACACGGGGATCGGGATCAAGCAGGAAGATAGGGAAAAACTTTTTACCGAATACAGCCAGCTTGACACCAGGGCAAACCGGAAAATCGAAGGCACTGGCCTGGGGCTTTCGATCACAAAAAAACTTTTGACCCTTATGAACGGTACTATCAGTGTGGAAAGCGAATATGGAAAGGGCAGTACTTTTACCATGACACTCCCGCAAAAAACAATAGGAAATTCCGTAATAGGGAAAGAAATAGCGGAGATGTTCGCGGCCCTGCGCTTTATGGAAGAATCCCGGAACCCTGTCCAGGATTTGAAAAGGGCCTGGATGCCCTACGGCAGGGTGCTCGTGGTGGATGATGTGGCCATAAACCTTGAAGTAGCCCAGGGCCTGCTTGAACCTTACGGGCTTAGGGTTGAATGTGCCTCCAGCGGCATGAAAGCCATAGAAATGATTAAAGACGAAAAACACCCCTACGATCTGGTGCTCATGGACCACATGATGCCCGAAATGGACGGCATAGAAACAGTGCGCATCATCAGAAATGAAATCGGCACGGAATATGCAAAAAATATTCCGATTGCAGCCCTTACCGCCAATGCCCTTACGGGCAACGAAGCGATGTTTCTGGCAAATGGTTTTAACGGCTTTGTGTCAAAACCCATAGATATTATGGAACTTGACGAGATGCTCAATAAATGGGTAAAGGCCAAGCAGAGCGCCGAAACTTTGGCGCAGGCAGAAAAAGAAAGACCCGGCGCGGCCGAGGCTGAGAAAAATGAAAGCGAAAAACCCGTGCCCGGTTTGGATATACCAGGGGGCATTAAACGCTACAACAGTGAAAAAATATACAAGCGCATCCTGACAGCTTATAGTAAAAGCGCCCCGGCGATGCTGGACACAATCCGCGAACCAAATGAAAAAAATCTTTCCGATTATATGATCACGGTTCACGGCTTAAAAGGGGCAAGCCGGGGTATTGATGCCGTAGAAATAGGCAATATGGCCGAAGAACTGGAATTCGCTGCCAAAGCAGGCGACTTTCAAAAACTAACGAAAAAAAACAGCAGCTTCATAGAAGCAGCAGAAAAATTAATCAGCGATATTCGCCTTTACCTGGATAGCCAACAAACAGAATAA
- a CDS encoding type II toxin-antitoxin system VapC family toxin: MEKVFIDSDIILDVLLYRDPFALPAAELFELGSNSNVQLFTTPVVLANVFYMLRKSFGNDKAKTKLYELRSIIHIVPINEKTVDSGLSSKFSDFEDSLQYFAAKENKITILVTRNTKDYPIKDMAVQTAEEYIKSRTDGTDG; this comes from the coding sequence ATGGAAAAAGTTTTTATTGATTCGGACATTATTCTTGATGTGTTGCTTTACCGCGATCCTTTTGCCTTGCCTGCCGCTGAATTATTTGAGCTTGGCAGTAATAGTAATGTTCAGCTGTTTACCACCCCGGTTGTATTGGCAAATGTGTTTTATATGCTCAGAAAATCATTCGGAAACGACAAGGCAAAAACGAAGCTTTACGAATTACGCTCGATTATTCATATAGTACCTATAAACGAGAAAACAGTCGATTCCGGTCTATCCTCAAAATTCAGCGATTTTGAAGATAGCCTTCAATATTTTGCCGCAAAAGAAAATAAAATCACTATTTTAGTAACCAGAAACACAAAGGATTATCCCATAAAAGACATGGCAGTCCAAACCGCAGAAGAATACATAAAGTCCCGGACAGATGGCACTGATGGCTGA
- a CDS encoding DUF6364 family protein, whose protein sequence is METKLTLQMDQSVILSAKEYADSRHRSLSKIVENYFRNLTQKPSPEKKFSPVVEGLLGAVSKEEVKKLYKLAETDERLQRILGGK, encoded by the coding sequence ATGGAAACAAAGCTAACCCTGCAAATGGACCAATCCGTAATTCTATCGGCAAAGGAATATGCCGATAGCCGCCATCGCAGCTTATCAAAGATTGTTGAAAACTATTTTAGGAATCTTACCCAAAAACCGTCTCCTGAAAAGAAATTTTCGCCGGTAGTCGAAGGTCTGCTTGGCGCGGTTTCCAAGGAAGAAGTGAAAAAGCTGTATAAATTGGCGGAGACCGATGAGCGGCTGCAACGGATACTCGGCGGAAAATAG
- a CDS encoding type III PLP-dependent enzyme, protein MVNRGDYISDSEWQRFQDFSKDRETPCIIMNLQTIRENYQRLRGLFPYSEIYYAVKANPDPEIISMLAEMDSCFDIASRPELDKVLALGVIPERISYGNTIKKARDIAYFYEKGVRMFATDSKEDLKNIASAAPGAKIYVRILVENSVTADWPLSRKFGCHPDMAYDLLILARDLGLVPYGISFHVGSQQRDIGQWDDAIAKTKYLFSSLEEDEGIRLSMINMGGGFPASYTTPTNDLSEYATEIRRYLEDDFGDDLPKIILEPGRSLVGNAGILMTEVVLVSRKNNTALNRWVYLDAGKFNGLIETLDESIKYPIVTSKDAPGVKEAEVILAGPTCDSMDILYEDYKYRLPVDLKVGDKLYFLSTGAYTASYASVGFNGFLPIKTHIM, encoded by the coding sequence ATGGTAAACAGGGGTGACTATATTTCCGATTCCGAGTGGCAGCGTTTCCAGGATTTTTCGAAAGACCGGGAAACTCCCTGCATTATCATGAACCTACAGACCATAAGGGAAAACTACCAGCGTCTGCGGGGCCTTTTCCCCTACAGCGAAATCTATTACGCCGTCAAGGCCAACCCGGACCCGGAAATTATCTCCATGCTGGCGGAGATGGATTCCTGTTTCGACATCGCCTCCCGGCCCGAGTTGGACAAAGTCCTCGCCCTGGGGGTTATCCCCGAGCGGATCTCCTACGGCAATACCATTAAAAAAGCCAGGGACATCGCCTACTTTTACGAGAAGGGGGTCCGCATGTTCGCCACCGACAGCAAGGAGGACCTTAAAAACATAGCCTCCGCTGCACCGGGGGCCAAAATCTACGTCCGTATTCTGGTGGAAAACTCCGTTACCGCCGACTGGCCCCTGTCCCGCAAATTCGGCTGCCACCCCGACATGGCCTACGATTTGCTCATCCTCGCCCGGGACCTGGGCTTGGTCCCCTACGGTATCTCCTTCCATGTGGGAAGCCAGCAGCGGGATATAGGCCAGTGGGACGATGCCATTGCCAAAACCAAATACCTCTTCTCCTCCCTGGAGGAGGACGAGGGCATACGTCTTTCGATGATCAACATGGGCGGCGGTTTCCCCGCCTCCTATACCACCCCCACCAACGATCTCAGCGAATACGCCACCGAAATACGGCGTTACCTTGAGGACGACTTTGGGGACGATCTCCCCAAAATCATCCTGGAACCCGGCCGCTCCCTGGTGGGCAACGCCGGCATCCTCATGACCGAGGTGGTCCTTGTCTCCCGGAAGAACAACACCGCTCTGAACCGTTGGGTCTACCTGGACGCGGGCAAATTTAACGGCCTCATAGAAACCCTGGACGAATCCATCAAGTACCCCATCGTCACCAGCAAGGACGCACCAGGGGTAAAGGAAGCGGAGGTCATCCTGGCCGGCCCCACCTGCGACAGCATGGACATCCTCTACGAAGACTATAAATACCGCCTGCCGGTGGATCTTAAGGTTGGGGACAAACTCTACTTCTTATCCACCGGAGCCTACACCGCAAGCTATGCATCCGTGGGCTTCAATGGGTTCCTGCCCATCAAGACCCATATCATGTAA
- a CDS encoding TetR/AcrR family transcriptional regulator: protein MENKQAKDNRKARYTRMVLRESLMELMKTKPISLISVKEICALADISRSTFYTYYADQYDLLRKTEEETLAFIDSISNKYEFYKNDKHGALQMMEEILQHVADNNKSIYVLFSENGNINFSKTLFSSMYRKNFSKFLTDKLPDEQTKEYYFMFLATGTIGIIYHWVNNGMNKSIHELAKLMINLIFQIKQ from the coding sequence ATGGAAAACAAACAAGCAAAAGATAACCGAAAAGCCCGTTATACCAGGATGGTTCTACGTGAAAGCCTCATGGAATTGATGAAAACAAAACCAATTTCGCTCATTTCCGTCAAAGAGATATGTGCGCTTGCCGATATAAGCCGTTCAACATTCTATACCTATTATGCCGATCAATATGATTTACTCCGAAAAACCGAAGAAGAAACGCTTGCTTTTATTGATAGTATATCTAATAAATATGAATTTTATAAAAATGATAAACATGGCGCATTGCAAATGATGGAAGAAATTTTGCAGCATGTTGCGGACAATAATAAATCAATTTATGTGTTATTTAGCGAAAATGGAAATATTAATTTTTCCAAGACGCTTTTCAGTTCTATGTATCGGAAAAATTTTTCAAAATTTTTAACTGATAAATTGCCTGATGAGCAAACCAAGGAATACTATTTTATGTTTTTAGCTACGGGTACTATTGGCATTATATATCATTGGGTAAATAATGGTATGAATAAATCAATACATGAATTAGCTAAACTTATGATTAATTTAATCTTTCAAATAAAGCAGTGA